The nucleotide sequence AAATTTGACTTTGTACTAAAATCGGATGATGCTTATGGTCCATTAAACGATCAGGCAATTATGGATTTGCCAATTGCCTCTTTCATGATAGATGGTAAGCTGGATACAGAAATGATTAAGTTAGGCAATAGTGTGCCTATGAAAGATAGCCACGGTCGACAATTCAATGGAAAAGTAATTGCCATAACCGAGGAAAATGTAGAAATGGATTTCAATCACCCCATGGCAG is from Bacteroidota bacterium and encodes:
- a CDS encoding peptidylprolyl isomerase: MNITKDKVIAVTYELKVNGTNEVVEIVKDENPLSFIYGSGTLLKSFEEHLNGLNVGNKFDFVLKSDDAYGPLNDQAIMDLPIASFMIDGKLDTEMIKLGNSVPMKDSHGRQFNGKVIAITEENVEMDFNHPMA